The DNA sequence AGAGCGGACGGTGGGATGGCCGGCATGCCGGACAGTTTCCCGCAATCCGGCCGGGCCGGCACCACGCGACGCGCGGAAAGATCATTCCTCGTTCACGTGGCCGGCCCCGTCGACCCGCCACCGCCGGGTGTGACCGACCGCGTCGGCGAAGTACGCGTCGTGGGTGACCGTCAACAGCGTGCCCGGAACGCCTGCAGCGCCTGCTCGACGACGTCGAGGGAGTCGAGGTCGAGATAGTTCGTCGGCTCGTCGAGCAGCAGCACCCGGGCCGGGCTGTTGACCATCACGGCGAGCAGCAGCCGGCGCAGCTCTCCCGCCGACAGCGTGCGCAGCGGCACCGACCACTGGTCGGGCCCGAACAGGTAGCCGTCGAGCAGGCGTTCGGCGTCGTCGACGTACACCGGGACGTGCGACCGGAAGAAGTCCAGCACGGAGACGTCGACGCGTAGGTCGTCGTGGGTCTGCGGAAGGACCGCGACGGCGGCCGGGCCGGCGTCGGCCAGCGCCCGCAGCAGGGTGGTCTTGCCGGCGCCGTTGCGGCCGGTGACCAGGATCCGGTCTCCGCCGCGTACGTCGAGGTCGACCCGGTCGAGCAGGGTACGGCCACCGCGTTCGACGGTCAGGCCGGCGACCCGCAGCACCACCTCGTCGGCGGTCGCCTCGCCGCGAAACGCGAGCGCCAGCCGGGGCCGGGTCTGCGGCTGCGCGATCCACCGGATCGACGCCATCTGCCGGCGCAGCCGCCGCTCGCGGGCCTTCGCCTTTTTCGCCACCTTCTTGGCGTACCGGCGCTGCTGGTCGGCGCCGGGCCCGCTGCGTACGGTCGTCTCGACGCCGAGCGCATGCGACCGGGTACGGGCGATGTCGGCCTCCCACCGGCGCCGGTCCTTCTCCTGCGCCTCGTGGTCGGTGAGCAGCTTCTGCCAGCGCCGCACCTTCTCGGCCCGGTATTCGGTGTGGCCGCCGGTGTAGAACTGTGGCTCGTCGTGGATGCCGTCGAGCTCGACGATCCGGTGCACGGCAGCGTCGAGGAACGCCCGGTCGTGGCTGACCACCAGCAGCCCGCCGGCGAACCCGGCCAGCCACCGCCCGAGCCAGGCGATGCCGTCGGCG is a window from the Polymorphospora rubra genome containing:
- a CDS encoding ABC-F family ATP-binding cassette domain-containing protein; protein product: MLKVISVGKTYDGEPLFAGVELALGAGDRIGLVGPNGVGKSTLLRILTGAEPPSTGHVAVAPGTRIGYFAQQVTDPDATVGDFLHAGLGELHDVDREMRALERRLEAGDDVLAAYGEVQERWTALAGWKTASRLAEVRDHLDIAHLADDTPLRRVSGGEQARLTLARLLLDTPDTLILDEPTNHLDADGIAWLGRWLAGFAGGLLVVSHDRAFLDAAVHRIVELDGIHDEPQFYTGGHTEYRAEKVRRWQKLLTDHEAQEKDRRRWEADIARTRSHALGVETTVRSGPGADQQRRYAKKVAKKAKARERRLRRQMASIRWIAQPQTRPRLALAFRGEATADEVVLRVAGLTVERGGRTLLDRVDLDVRGGDRILVTGRNGAGKTTLLRALADAGPAAVAVLPQTHDDLRVDVSVLDFFRSHVPVYVDDAERLLDGYLFGPDQWSVPLRTLSAGELRRLLLAVMVNSPARVLLLDEPTNYLDLDSLDVVEQALQAFRARC